The Pieris brassicae chromosome 6, ilPieBrab1.1, whole genome shotgun sequence genome window below encodes:
- the LOC123710718 gene encoding fibulin-2-like gives MWKYTVLFSVFICSYGVKASLSDQLTETTQLCCNQGTTYARNHTSDDCSSSIPPDVPSAFGTLCIFAMDQCCKEYFQKKRDCESGIESAISTNTCGSTPDSSKKCCVQCVRGSSVGKSRGIAACNAVVDGKSAVELLATDVYTECCKKAAEKASGTKPTRPASVSIFKKDEEVYSVCEEYAPNELCAHHCIPIPGSYKCECNPGFMLMADGRNCKEVTKNRCKPHNPCQHKCNDNGVEVKCSCRRGYRLMDDGKSCEDIDECLLDTPVCLTNTQCHNILGSYKCIPVKHPKTQDKGQCPPGFARNLMNHACDDINECKLPSPPCPEYLCENTIGAYKCGGMSGDPLTPHKPTEDRCPPGFKMGANEECYDVDECATNKDDCNKMSQFCINTRGSFYCQDKVSKHCPPGFKTDPATNKCEDIDECEDGQDICRPDQICVNILGEYDCKPKNSKSVTSCPDGMRMNPSRQICEDIDECVEGTHLCDQYQNCLNTNGSHECRCKLGFELDHTTGACTDINECATDQNTCIPQSQRCDNTVGSYLCIRFISCGTGYILHHSSSTCEDIDECALGTHNCDRAGPEYHCVNIPGSFRCQRKPKSTTTTPEPEYEYVYYDSEEEIEDEKTNSTTTTQQPVTTQVIPKSTEPEPEPKPAVPEVKPNLTEPQPIEPEVKPDNTKQNEIKPEGRPIDTGINPTEATDRDIYHVDENELEPRPDIENLPETEATSPKVVDIVVGEETAIVKGEKKEDGSVVVNTQDIPKNEWTKINETPSNCQPGFESDGNGACYDIDECTSNRHTCSGLTESCRNTMGGYLCDCAVGFRRDFGSGACIYYEVPSSTNKPLIHPLPFTIPTMTSTVTTTPLPIPTSPPTTPTIRTYPTTPSTIPIPESTTPITTPTIPSTIASTLPTTQSTTTSTTQPPTTPTSTLPPPTASTRRYFWGYPDYRKTNRRPFKAMTTCDTGYHFNSQSGQCEDIDECTNGKANCASVEICINTLGGYRCECPPNWKLDPDRQRCVPLTTSNRFPSGYGNRVRPVYPDPQEIIPQTKGGGRVAEPEVTPLGHGNVFKCPWGTQLADDNTCQDIDECSTGDAKCGPLQLCTNLPGGYTCSCPQGHKLIGDHECADVDECDLGGSSPICSQNADCLNTIGSYRCQCHEGFKAAPINDKVCVDVDECMEAPSGSLCSQRCNNVWGGYRCSCHRGYRLNPDNRTCSDVDECTEFKSKHLCVGKCVNEPGSYRCFCPSGYRLSEDKRSCIDIDECETGIAPCASGGQYEGASDVCLNTRGGYRCHRISCPTGYRLESRHRCTKIQTYCPPSDWECAHQPSTYSYNFITFVSKLYIPETQVDLFTMRGPNWAYAKMRFQLRLVDVNAPPSVSQKADINSFLLTQTGNQAVMSLVRSLEGPQSIELELSMELYSRGQFGGIAVAKLYIYVSEHEF, from the exons CTTCACTCTCAGACCAGTTAACAGAAACAACACAGCTATGTTGCAATCAGGGTACAACATACGCAAGAAACCATACATCCGATGACTGCTCCTCATCAATACCTCCAGATGTTCCGTCAGCTTTCGGCACCCTCTGCATATTTGCTATGGATCAGTGCtgtaaagaatattttca GAAAAAACGAGACTGTGAAAGCGGGATTGAATCAGCGATCAGTACCAACACTTGTGGAAGCACCCCAGATTCGTCTAAG AAATGTTGCGTGCAATGTGTAAGGGGATCGTCAGTTGGAAAGTCCCGTGGAATAGCAGCGTGCAATGCAGTCGTTGACGGAAAAAGTGCAGTAGAGTTATTAGCTACTGACGTGTATACAGAATGTTGTAAG AAAGCAGCGGAGAAAGCATCGGGTACTAAGCCAACTAGACCTGCATCTGTCTCCATATTCAAGAAGGATGAAG AAGTTTATTCAGTGTGCGAGGAATACGCTCCAAATGAATTGTGTGCCCATCATTGTATACCGATACCAGGTTCCTATAAATGTGAATGTAACCCTGGATTCATGCTTATGGCTGATGGACGGAACTGTAAAGAG GTGACGAAGAATAGGTGTAAACCCCACAACCCGTGCCAACATAAATGTAATGATAATGGCGTTGAGGTCAAATGTTCCTGTAGAAGAGGATATCGGCTTATGGACGATGGAAAATCTTGTGAag aTATAGATGAATGTCTTCTTGACACACCAGTGTGTCTGACGAACACACAATGTCACAATATTCTCGGTTCGTATAAGTGTATACCTGTGAAACACCCTAAAACGCAGGACAAAGGCCAGTGTCCGCCAGGGTTCGCTAGGAATTTGATGAATCATGCTTGTGATg ATATAAACGAATGCAAACTACCATCACCACCATGCCCCGAATATTTGTGTGAGAATACGATTGGGGCTTATAAATGTGGAGGTATGTCTGGGGACCCACTTACACCCCACAAACCCACTGAAGATAGATGTCCCCCAGGATTCAAAATGGGAGCGAATGAGGAATGTTATg atgtcGACGAATGTGCAACAAATAAGGATGATTGCAATAAGATGTCTCAGTTTTGCATCAACACAAGAGGGTCGTTTTATTGTCAGGACAAAGTGTCGAAGCATTGTCCGCCCGGATTCAAAACTGATCCCGCCACTAACAAATGTGAAG atattgacGAATGTGAAGATGGACAAGACATTTGCAGACCGGACCAAATATGTGTGAACATCCTTGGAGAGTATGATTGTAAACCTAAAAACag CAAATCAGTAACCTCGTGCCCAGATGGAATGAGAATGAATCCAAGTCGTCAAATTTGTGAAG ATATTGACGAGTGTGTAGAAGGCACACATCTTTGTGACCAGTatcaaaattgtttgaacaCAAATGGTAGCCACGAATGTAGATGTAAATTGGGTTTTGAATTGGACCACACAACTGGAGCGTGTACTG aCATCAACGAATGTGCAACGGATCAAAACACATGCATCCCACAATCACAACGTTGTGACAATACAGTGGGGTCGTATTTATGTATTCGGTTTATATCCTGTGGGACGGGGTATATTCTACACCATTCTTCTAGCACTTGTGAAg atATTGACGAATGCGCATTAGGCACCCATAACTGCGACCGAGCAGGCCCGGAGTATCACTGCGTGAATATACCTGGATCGTTCCGTTGCCAGCGTAAGCCGAAATCCACCACGACTACACCTGAACCGGAATatgaatatgtatattatgattCTGA AGAAGAAATAGAAGACGAAAAAACGAATTCAACAACTACAACACAACAACCAGTAACAACACAAGTCATTCCCAAATCAACTGAGCCGGAACCAGAGCCCAAACCGGCTGTGCCAGAGGTTAAGCCAAACTTGACAGAACCCCAACCAATCGAGCCAGAAGTCAAGCCAGATAATACGAAACAGAATGAAATTAAACCAGAAGGGAGACCAATTGATACTGGAATAAACCCAACTGAAGCAACCGATAGAGACATATACCATGTTGATGAAAATGAGTTAGAACCAAGACCCGATATAGAAAACTTACCAGAAACTGAAGCGACATCTCCAAAAGTTGTTGACATAGTGGTTGGTGAAGAAACTGCCATAGTTAAAGGTGAAAAGAAAGAAGATGGGTCAGTAGTTGTGAATACTCAAGATATTCCCAAAAACGAATGGACAAAGATAAATGAAACGCCGTCAAATTGCCAACCAGGTTTTGAATCCGATGGTAATGGAGCTTGTTATG ATATAGATGAATGTACATCAAACAGACATACATGCTCAGGATTAACAGAATCGTGTAGAAATACTATGGGCGGTTACCTATGTGATTGCGCTGTTGGATTTAGAAGGGACTTCGGATCTGGTGCTTGCATTTACTATGAAGTACCTTCATCTACTAATAAACCTTTGATACATCCCTTACCATTTACAATTCCTACTATGACATCAACAGTTACTACTACGCCTTTACCTATTCCTACTAGTCCACCAACAACACCTACTATTCGGACCTATCCTACCACACCTTCAACTATTCCCATTCCTGAATCTACAACTCCGATTACTACACCAACAATACCATCAACAATTGCATCTACATTACCAACTACGCAATCAACAACAACATCGACTACCCAACCGCCAACAACGCCAACATCGACATTACCACCACCTACAGCATCTACCAGGC GCTACTTCTGGGGTTACCCGGACTACCGAAAAACCAATCGTCGGCCATTTAAAGCCATGACGACTTGTGATACCGGTTACCACTTTAATTCTCAAAGCGGACAGTGTGAAG ATATAGACGAATGCACAAACGGAAAAGCAAACTGTGCCTCTGTGGAGATATGTATTAACACATTGGGGGGTTACCGGTGTGAGTGCCCCCCTAATTGGAAATTGGATCCTGACAGGCAACGCTGCGTACCATTGACGACTAGTAATCGGTTTCCTAGTGGCTACGGAAACCGGGTAAGACCCG tttaccCAGACCCCCAGGAAATAATACCACAAACAAAAGGCGGTGGTAGAGTCGCGGAGCCGGAAGTGACTCCATTAGGACACGGAAATGTCTTTAAGTGTCCGTGGGGCACACAATTGGCTGATGATAATACTTGTCAag atattGATGAATGCTCAACTGGTGATGCTAAGTGCGGTCCCTTGCAACTATGCACCAACTTGCCTGGTGGATATACCTGTAGCTGTCCCCAAGGGCATAAACTCATCGGCGATCATGAATGCGCAGACGTCGATGAATGCGATCTAGGAGGAAGTTCC CCTATATGTTCTCAAAATGCTGACTGTCTCAACACTATTGGTTCCTACAGATGTCAATGTCATGAAGGTTTCAAGGCGGCCCCCATTAACGATAAG gtGTGTGTAGATGTTGACGAATGTATGGAGGCCCCGTCTGGGTCCTTGTGTTCTCAACGATGCAATAACGTTTGGGGTGGATACAGATGCTCTTGTCACAGAGGATATAGGCTAAATCCAGATAACAG aACCTGTTCAGATGTTGATGAATGTACGGAGTTCAAGTCTAAACACCTGTGCGTGGGGAAGTGTGTGAATGAGCCAGGAAGCTATCGCTGTTTCTGTCCATCTGGATATCGGCTGTCAGAAGATAAGAGGAGTTGTATAg ACATAGACGAATGTGAAACTGGTATAGCGCCGTGCGCAAGCGGCGGGCAATACGAAGGCGCTTCGGACGTCTGTCTCAACACCCGTGGTGGTTATAGGTGCCATCGCATATCATGTCCTACTGGATACCGCCTGGAGAGTAGGCa tcGCTGCACCAAGATTCAAACCTACTGCCCTCCGTCGGATTGGGAGTGCGCGCATCAACCAAGCACATACTCATACAATTTCATTACGTTTGTCTCCAAACTCTACATACCCGAAACACag GTCGACTTATTTACAATGCGTGGTCCGAACTGGGCTTACGCTAAAATGCGTTTCCAACTACGTCTTGTCGATGTTAACGCTCCGCCATCTGTGAGTCAAAAGGCGGATATAAACTCATTCTT aTTGACCCAAACCGGAAATCAGGCGGTGATGTCCTTAGTTCGTTCCCTGGAAGGGCCACAGAGTATTGAACTTGAGTTGTCTATGGAGCTGTACAGTAGAGGGCAGTTTGGTGGGATCGCTGTAGCCAagctttatatttatgtatcagAACACGAGTTTTAA